From the Acidilutibacter cellobiosedens genome, one window contains:
- a CDS encoding ABC transporter permease gives MNIFNKVTLQSMKKSRTRTIVTIIGVVLSAAMITAVATFGVSLLDYMAKGAAAKYGDWHVAFLDVDSSFVAKQASNDKVANTVKFENIGYAKLDGGKNPNKPYLFISGFSKETFDALPVTLLSGRLPENSGEILVSGKTATNGGVSYTVGDTVSLSVGSRMNGNKKLSQNDPYTSGAETLVPRGEKTYTVVGICGTPVFEEDSAPGYTLITISDTVETADDLSLFITLKNPRQVHSYASTEAAGHAYILNHDVLRFMGLDSSDKIFNALLYSVGGIVVAIIMIGSVFLIHNSFSISLNERTRQIGILASVGATTKQLRNSVLFEGLCIGAVGIPIGILTGLGGIRLVISVVSGNFGSIFYSGVPLTLHVSVPAIVGAATVSLVTILISAYIPAMKAASTPVMECIRQTNEVQVEAGAVKTSKLVQRMCGLEGTLALKNFKRNKKRYRSIVLSLVLSVVLFISTSAFVTDLKQTMAQVLSVTTYDIGFGTKDMDDGEMIQLYNKLKTADGVTGSSYQAVMKYSCVVQADELSNDYWESAGGSSPGKTVELPIEIQFLDDSTYLNLIKSAGLSAEDYTGENTKMIAVAKIQTGSNEKKGKKEVNEFRNMFKSSSVEADLIPETNGGELNKDYGQSASITCVEVVGLDTPPTTEVSDQRTYFFQVMAPWSLKEKIAPPDASVDVRVKGLTFQSENPSQSVAEMKTMIQGAGITSAYMLLNMSEVMDENRNYIFISNVFAYTFIVMISLIAVANVFNTISTNIRLRRRELAMLKSVGMSDRSFNRMMRCECAFYGIRALFVGLPLAIIFSWLIYKGMFIGGADGIIFVLPWASIGISVFSVLLVIFVTMMYAVSKLRKENIIDVLRDDMA, from the coding sequence ATGAACATTTTCAACAAAGTCACCCTGCAAAGCATGAAAAAAAGCCGTACCCGAACGATTGTCACGATTATCGGAGTTGTTCTGTCCGCCGCCATGATTACGGCAGTCGCTACCTTTGGTGTTTCCTTGCTGGACTATATGGCGAAGGGCGCAGCCGCAAAATACGGCGATTGGCACGTTGCGTTTCTGGATGTTGATTCTTCCTTCGTAGCGAAGCAGGCAAGTAACGACAAAGTTGCAAACACCGTAAAATTTGAAAATATCGGCTATGCAAAACTTGACGGCGGGAAAAATCCTAATAAGCCGTATCTCTTTATATCTGGATTCAGCAAGGAAACCTTTGATGCCTTGCCCGTGACCTTACTTTCGGGCAGACTTCCTGAAAACAGCGGGGAAATTCTTGTCTCGGGAAAAACTGCGACAAACGGCGGTGTTTCCTATACGGTGGGCGATACGGTTTCCTTGTCTGTGGGAAGTCGCATGAATGGAAATAAGAAACTCAGTCAGAATGATCCGTACACATCAGGGGCCGAAACGCTTGTACCACGCGGCGAGAAAACTTATACGGTTGTCGGTATTTGTGGAACACCAGTTTTTGAGGAAGACTCCGCGCCGGGATATACTTTGATTACAATATCGGATACTGTAGAAACGGCAGACGACCTCAGCTTGTTTATCACTCTGAAGAATCCTCGTCAGGTTCATTCCTACGCGAGTACTGAGGCGGCTGGCCATGCTTACATCCTGAATCATGATGTGCTGCGCTTCATGGGCCTCGATTCATCCGATAAGATTTTTAATGCGCTCTTGTACTCAGTGGGCGGCATTGTGGTTGCCATTATCATGATTGGCTCGGTTTTTTTGATCCACAATTCCTTCAGTATCTCATTGAACGAGCGTACACGGCAGATAGGGATTCTTGCCTCCGTGGGGGCCACGACAAAGCAATTGCGGAATTCGGTACTTTTTGAAGGGCTTTGCATTGGTGCAGTCGGCATCCCAATCGGCATTCTCACAGGCTTGGGCGGCATCCGGCTTGTGATTTCCGTTGTATCAGGGAACTTTGGGAGCATTTTCTACTCTGGCGTTCCCTTAACCCTGCATGTGTCAGTTCCCGCAATTGTCGGTGCAGCGACGGTTAGTCTGGTCACGATTTTGATTTCGGCCTATATCCCGGCCATGAAAGCTGCCAGTACGCCGGTAATGGAGTGTATCCGCCAGACGAACGAAGTGCAGGTGGAAGCGGGAGCCGTAAAAACATCAAAACTGGTGCAGCGCATGTGCGGTCTGGAAGGAACCCTTGCGCTGAAGAATTTCAAGAGGAACAAAAAACGTTACCGCAGCATTGTACTGTCACTTGTTTTAAGCGTCGTGCTGTTTATATCGACCAGTGCTTTTGTAACAGATTTGAAGCAGACGATGGCACAGGTATTGTCAGTTACCACTTATGACATTGGTTTCGGAACGAAGGATATGGACGACGGCGAAATGATTCAACTCTATAACAAGCTGAAAACCGCCGATGGTGTTACCGGAAGCTCCTATCAGGCTGTTATGAAGTATTCCTGCGTTGTTCAGGCAGACGAACTCTCAAACGATTACTGGGAATCCGCAGGGGGATCTTCGCCGGGCAAAACGGTAGAACTGCCAATAGAGATCCAGTTCCTTGATGACAGCACATATCTGAACCTCATTAAGAGCGCGGGTCTGTCCGCAGAGGACTATACCGGGGAAAACACAAAAATGATTGCCGTTGCCAAAATACAGACTGGCAGCAATGAGAAGAAGGGAAAAAAAGAAGTCAACGAGTTTCGTAATATGTTCAAGAGTTCTTCCGTGGAGGCTGACCTGATCCCCGAAACAAATGGGGGGGAGCTGAATAAGGATTATGGACAAAGCGCAAGCATTACCTGTGTAGAAGTCGTGGGTCTGGACACACCTCCGACGACAGAAGTCTCCGATCAGCGGACATATTTTTTTCAGGTGATGGCGCCTTGGTCGCTGAAAGAGAAAATTGCCCCCCCTGATGCCTCTGTAGATGTCAGAGTCAAAGGCTTGACCTTTCAGTCCGAGAACCCGTCACAGTCTGTTGCTGAAATGAAAACGATGATACAGGGTGCGGGGATTACATCCGCGTATATGCTGTTGAATATGTCTGAGGTGATGGATGAAAACCGGAATTATATCTTCATTTCCAACGTGTTCGCTTATACGTTTATCGTCATGATTTCGCTGATTGCGGTTGCCAATGTGTTTAACACGATTTCCACCAACATCCGGCTGCGCCGACGGGAGCTCGCCATGCTCAAGTCCGTGGGTATGTCCGACCGCTCTTTCAATAGAATGATGCGTTGTGAATGTGCCTTTTATGGCATAAGAGCGCTGTTTGTCGGGCTTCCATTGGCAATCATCTTCTCCTGGCTGATTTATAAAGGAATGTTCATCGGCGGAGCGGACGGTATCATTTTTGTGTTGCCGTGGGCCAGTATCGGAATCAGCGTGTTTAGCGTGCTTCTTGTAATCTTTGTCACCATGATGTATGCCGTCAGCAAGCTCAGAAAAGAAAATATCATTGATGTACTCCGGGATGATATGGCTTGA
- a CDS encoding ABC transporter ATP-binding protein, with translation MEFLKIENLCKIYGKGENQVTALDHVSLTIEKGGFTAIIGSSGSGKSTLLHIIGGVDVPTSGKVYLDGQDVYTQSNEKLAIFRRRQVGLIYQFHNLIPTLNVVENITLPILMDKRKVNEERLNDLLDLLGLKDRKTHLPNQLSGGQQQRVAIGRALMNAPAVMLADEPTGSLDSRNGHEIIKLLKESNKKYGQTLLLVTHDENIALQADRIIGISDGKVTRDERMVRP, from the coding sequence ATGGAGTTTTTAAAAATTGAAAATCTATGTAAGATCTACGGCAAGGGCGAAAACCAAGTTACCGCCCTTGACCATGTTTCGCTTACAATCGAAAAAGGAGGATTTACCGCAATCATCGGCTCATCCGGTTCCGGCAAATCTACATTGCTTCACATCATCGGCGGCGTGGACGTGCCGACAAGCGGAAAGGTGTATTTGGACGGGCAGGATGTATATACCCAAAGCAATGAAAAACTCGCCATTTTCCGCAGGCGGCAGGTCGGACTGATTTACCAGTTTCACAACCTCATTCCCACTCTGAATGTGGTGGAAAACATCACCTTGCCTATACTGATGGACAAACGGAAGGTCAACGAGGAACGGCTGAATGATTTGTTGGATTTGCTTGGGCTAAAAGACCGCAAAACACATTTACCCAATCAGCTTTCAGGCGGTCAGCAACAGCGCGTTGCCATAGGACGCGCTTTGATGAACGCTCCGGCTGTCATGCTTGCCGACGAACCCACAGGCAGTTTGGACAGCCGAAATGGACATGAAATCATCAAACTGCTGAAAGAAAGCAATAAAAAATATGGGCAGACCCTGCTCCTCGTCACCCATGATGAAAATATCGCCCTGCAAGCAGACCGCATTATCGGCATATCAGACGGCAAAGTAACGCGGGATGAGAGGATGGTGCGACCATGA
- a CDS encoding sensor histidine kinase — MLRNREFRQFAILFSLIAAAAVTLGFAINRLAGILAVASAAAFGAAFFAFTKARYKSIARISDQIDLVLHNADHLYIGESDEGELSILQSEITKMTLRIREQNDALKKEKEHLADSLADIAHQLRTPLTSVNLILSLLENNLDENERKALIRETKELFVQMDWLLTSLLKLSRLDAGIVVFQSEQIDVNALVCAALRPFLISMELHGIALQTDVPEGIIIQGDSGWLSEAIQNIIKNCIESAGENGKIEIVCRSNPLFTEIAIHDSGAGFEKEDLPCLFDRFYRGKNAGATGYGIGLALCKMIITRQGGTITAKNHPQGGAIFTIRFPK; from the coding sequence ATGCTTCGGAATAGAGAGTTTCGGCAGTTTGCCATTTTGTTCTCCTTAATAGCCGCCGCCGCTGTAACGCTGGGATTTGCAATCAATAGGTTGGCTGGAATCCTTGCCGTTGCTTCTGCCGCCGCCTTTGGGGCAGCATTTTTTGCGTTTACCAAAGCCCGATACAAAAGCATTGCGCGGATTTCAGATCAAATCGATCTTGTGCTTCATAATGCCGACCATCTGTATATTGGTGAATCGGACGAGGGCGAACTTTCCATTCTGCAAAGCGAGATAACAAAAATGACGCTGCGTATTCGGGAGCAAAACGACGCACTGAAAAAAGAAAAAGAACATCTTGCTGATTCGCTGGCCGACATAGCTCACCAACTTCGCACCCCTCTCACATCCGTAAACCTTATTCTGTCATTGTTGGAGAATAACCTTGACGAAAACGAACGGAAAGCATTGATACGGGAAACAAAGGAATTGTTTGTACAGATGGATTGGCTGCTTACTTCCCTGTTGAAATTATCCCGCCTGGACGCGGGCATTGTGGTGTTCCAAAGCGAGCAGATTGATGTGAATGCTCTTGTATGCGCCGCGCTTCGCCCATTCCTGATTTCAATGGAGCTGCATGGTATTGCTTTGCAAACAGACGTACCGGAAGGGATAATTATTCAAGGCGATTCTGGCTGGCTTTCGGAAGCAATTCAGAACATCATCAAAAATTGTATAGAAAGCGCAGGCGAGAATGGGAAGATTGAGATTGTCTGCAGGTCCAATCCACTGTTTACCGAGATTGCCATCCACGACAGCGGTGCAGGCTTTGAAAAAGAAGACTTACCTTGCCTGTTTGACAGGTTTTATCGTGGGAAAAACGCAGGTGCGACAGGATACGGGATCGGCTTGGCTCTCTGCAAGATGATTATAACACGGCAGGGAGGGACGATTACCGCAAAAAATCACCCCCAGGGCGGTGCGATATTTACCATTCGTTTCCCAAAGTGA
- a CDS encoding response regulator transcription factor, translating into MVEDDKVIAKNLILLLRSEGFTVTHAPTRSDALAILAGNKFDLALIDISLPDGNGFTVCTEIKERQHVPVIFLTASGDEASVVTGLNMGADDYITKPFRPRELIARIRTALRKSGRSPSDFEICELHVDTASGIVKKNGNEVFLSALEYRLLLVFINNPKSIITRSRLLDELWDAAGEFVNDNTLTVYIKRLREKIENDPASPQIILTVRGTGYRLGDGYASE; encoded by the coding sequence TTGGTTGAGGATGATAAAGTAATCGCTAAAAACCTTATACTTTTGCTCCGCTCGGAGGGATTTACAGTCACCCATGCCCCTACGCGGAGTGATGCCCTTGCTATTCTTGCCGGGAATAAATTTGACTTGGCGTTGATTGATATTTCTTTGCCTGACGGAAACGGCTTTACGGTTTGCACGGAAATCAAGGAAAGGCAACATGTTCCTGTTATTTTTCTGACGGCTTCCGGCGATGAAGCAAGTGTTGTTACCGGATTGAACATGGGTGCGGACGACTATATCACCAAGCCTTTTCGTCCCCGGGAATTGATCGCACGAATCAGAACCGCCTTGCGAAAAAGCGGACGTTCTCCATCGGATTTTGAAATCTGCGAGCTTCATGTCGATACGGCAAGCGGCATTGTGAAAAAAAACGGCAACGAAGTTTTTCTTTCAGCTTTAGAATACCGCTTGTTGTTGGTGTTTATTAACAACCCAAAAAGTATTATCACGAGGAGCAGGCTGCTTGACGAATTGTGGGACGCTGCAGGCGAGTTTGTTAATGACAATACGTTAACCGTATACATTAAACGCCTGCGGGAGAAGATAGAGAACGACCCCGCGAGTCCGCAAATCATTCTGACCGTTCGCGGGACGGGGTATAGATTGGGGGACGGTTATGCTTCGGAATAG
- a CDS encoding helix-turn-helix domain-containing protein, producing MDYITTKEAAKNWGITDRMVVYHCSAGRIKGAKKMGNTWLVPADAEKPADGRCRSSKVKDGENK from the coding sequence GTGGATTATATAACGACAAAAGAAGCAGCGAAAAATTGGGGAATCACGGACAGAATGGTAGTGTACCATTGCTCCGCTGGGCGGATTAAGGGAGCTAAAAAAATGGGAAATACATGGCTTGTTCCTGCTGACGCTGAAAAACCGGCTGACGGACGATGCAGGAGCAGTAAAGTAAAGGATGGTGAGAATAAATGA
- a CDS encoding class I SAM-dependent methyltransferase — protein sequence MSMENQNASEKNVFNWIEEKLMPKSCTSEEFIYNEMESQSEYSLPIIYQPFDASKISHWKDRGQLYDFLYSTDGEGKILLDFGPGDGWPSLIVAPYVKKVIGIDSSVKRIEVCTENAKRMGITNAEFIKYTVGTKLPFDDNTFDGIMAASSIEQTPDPKKTVEELYRVLKPKGRLRIYYEALSGYRNGQEQDIWISEIKDNLCKIILYNRNIEKEYAVQYALTIAMSKKEVVKQLSAEGEVSFNQITVPYLEGIKHKIINSQVCKTIHPSGRTFVSWLKDIGFGKIIPTYNGGIAAAKLFDQYSDKDRPKDLASIDGIIKKVVSVAVQFEAPTYIDPFITAIK from the coding sequence ATGTCAATGGAAAATCAAAACGCTTCAGAGAAAAATGTGTTTAACTGGATAGAAGAAAAATTAATGCCTAAATCATGTACATCAGAGGAATTTATTTATAATGAAATGGAGTCACAATCTGAATATAGTTTACCCATTATATATCAGCCCTTTGATGCTTCAAAAATATCTCACTGGAAAGATAGGGGACAACTTTATGACTTTCTTTATTCGACTGATGGAGAAGGAAAAATTTTATTGGATTTCGGACCGGGAGACGGTTGGCCTTCATTAATCGTTGCTCCATATGTAAAAAAAGTTATTGGAATAGATTCATCAGTAAAGAGAATAGAAGTTTGTACAGAAAATGCAAAGAGAATGGGAATAACGAATGCTGAGTTTATAAAATATACGGTAGGTACAAAACTTCCTTTTGATGACAATACATTTGATGGTATAATGGCAGCTTCATCTATTGAGCAGACACCGGACCCGAAAAAAACCGTAGAGGAATTATATCGGGTACTAAAACCAAAAGGAAGATTAAGAATTTATTATGAAGCATTGAGCGGCTATAGAAACGGGCAAGAACAAGATATATGGATTTCAGAAATTAAGGACAATCTTTGTAAGATAATCTTATATAATAGGAATATTGAAAAAGAATATGCAGTTCAATATGCATTGACAATTGCCATGTCAAAAAAAGAAGTTGTAAAACAACTGTCTGCAGAAGGTGAGGTCTCGTTTAACCAAATAACTGTACCGTATTTAGAAGGTATAAAGCATAAAATCATTAATTCACAAGTATGTAAAACGATTCATCCATCCGGAAGAACTTTTGTTTCTTGGTTAAAGGATATAGGTTTTGGAAAAATAATTCCCACCTATAATGGCGGTATAGCTGCTGCAAAATTGTTTGATCAATATTCAGACAAGGATAGACCGAAAGATCTTGCTTCAATAGATGGTATTATTAAAAAAGTAGTAAGCGTTGCAGTACAATTTGAAGCCCCGACATATATTGATCCGTTTATTACAGCCATTAAGTAA
- a CDS encoding P-loop NTPase family protein: MKIRDEPLNFIDIISRIQIEELILEYLPTLLFVEHDSEFCKNVATKIVEL; the protein is encoded by the coding sequence TTGAAAATCAGGGATGAGCCTCTTAATTTTATTGATATTATCTCTCGCATACAAATAGAAGAGTTAATCCTTGAATATTTACCAACTTTATTATTTGTGGAACATGACAGTGAATTTTGCAAAAATGTTGCCACAAAGATTGTTGAATTATGA
- a CDS encoding threonine/serine exporter family protein, giving the protein MKTAMQIIMAFTGTVAFSILFNVPKKYYFFCGLTGSVGWSVYLIINHYFHNSILATFIASMILTAMSRILSVKCKASTTLFLLCGIFTLVPGAGIYYMAYYIFINAGHEAMLKGIESIKIALAISLGIGVAYSIPAKVFGWEQESEVWNEIERRSKKSNK; this is encoded by the coding sequence ATGAAAACGGCAATGCAAATAATAATGGCTTTTACAGGTACTGTTGCATTTTCCATACTCTTCAACGTTCCAAAAAAGTACTACTTTTTCTGTGGACTTACTGGAAGTGTGGGATGGAGTGTATATCTAATAATTAACCATTACTTTCATAACTCGATTTTAGCTACATTTATCGCCAGCATGATATTGACAGCTATGTCTCGCATTCTTTCCGTAAAATGCAAAGCATCAACTACCCTGTTTCTTCTGTGCGGGATATTTACATTAGTTCCCGGTGCCGGTATTTATTATATGGCTTACTACATTTTTATTAATGCGGGACATGAGGCCATGTTAAAAGGAATTGAAAGTATTAAAATTGCTCTGGCAATTTCACTCGGGATTGGAGTTGCCTATTCAATACCAGCAAAGGTATTTGGATGGGAGCAGGAATCTGAAGTGTGGAATGAGATAGAACGCAGATCCAAAAAGTCTAATAAATAA
- a CDS encoding threonine/serine exporter family protein, with translation MCEKINGIIKENEDGYTLECFNLVTRMGEMMLLNGGEIFRTDQAMRYAAEALGLKEFNAYVIANGIFASIVVNGKFYSSRICAVPLAPIMLCRVEALNNLSRRIAGGKCSSIDIKRELERIEKMNSSGNLLKILASGCGSASFCYLFKGSITDSLVALVGGMVLYIFLIFGVPKANLPKIMVNIIGSLLVSLTCCGLYSIGFGNNLDRIIIGSIFPLVPGIPLTNSIRNFLENDYLSGIIRLMDTLLTAGCIAMGVGIAMKIWSMIRGGIF, from the coding sequence ATGTGTGAAAAAATCAATGGAATTATAAAAGAAAACGAGGACGGCTATACTTTGGAATGCTTTAACTTGGTAACCAGGATGGGGGAGATGATGCTTCTTAACGGAGGAGAAATTTTCAGGACTGATCAGGCCATGCGCTATGCGGCAGAAGCACTGGGGTTGAAAGAATTTAATGCTTATGTAATTGCAAACGGGATTTTTGCTTCAATTGTTGTGAATGGGAAGTTTTATTCCAGTCGTATTTGTGCTGTCCCATTGGCACCTATTATGTTGTGTCGGGTAGAGGCTCTTAATAATCTTTCACGCCGAATTGCTGGTGGAAAGTGTAGCTCTATTGATATTAAAAGGGAATTGGAACGGATTGAAAAGATGAATTCTTCAGGCAATTTACTAAAGATTCTTGCTTCCGGCTGTGGAAGTGCCAGCTTTTGTTATTTGTTTAAAGGTAGTATAACGGATTCGTTGGTAGCCTTAGTCGGAGGTATGGTTCTATATATTTTTCTAATTTTTGGGGTTCCAAAAGCGAATTTGCCGAAAATTATGGTAAATATTATCGGAAGTCTTCTGGTTTCCCTTACATGCTGCGGTCTCTACAGTATAGGTTTTGGGAATAACCTGGATCGAATTATCATAGGATCGATTTTTCCGCTAGTTCCGGGGATACCATTAACGAACTCCATAAGGAATTTCTTGGAAAATGACTACTTATCAGGGATAATAAGGCTTATGGATACACTTTTAACTGCAGGCTGCATTGCCATGGGAGTTGGTATTGCTATGAAAATATGGAGCATGATAAGGGGAGGAATTTTTTAA
- the proC gene encoding pyrroline-5-carboxylate reductase, producing MKELCVIGSGNMGKAIVKGILKAGLLETSQVIVTDINEEKVKRIEKELSISGSCDNQKAAAESHIVILAVKPQFYKGIIKSIQNVIKPETIIVSIAPGETLEKLKRGFKEGAKIIRAMPNTPAMVLEGMTALCGNSNVTKIEMEHIKKLFNGFGRVEEVPEYMMNSVVGISGSSPAYVCLLIEAMADAAVKEGMNRQQAYTFSEQAVMGSAKLLLETGMSPSELKDMVCSPGGTSIEAVSVLEEKGFRGSVIKAVEACVKKSMEL from the coding sequence ATGAAAGAATTATGCGTGATTGGTAGCGGAAATATGGGAAAGGCTATTGTAAAAGGGATCTTAAAAGCAGGTCTTTTGGAAACGTCTCAGGTCATAGTTACAGATATTAATGAGGAAAAGGTAAAGAGGATAGAAAAGGAATTGAGCATTAGTGGAAGCTGTGACAACCAGAAAGCAGCGGCCGAAAGTCATATTGTAATATTAGCGGTTAAGCCGCAGTTTTACAAAGGTATAATAAAAAGCATACAGAATGTAATTAAACCTGAAACAATCATTGTTTCAATTGCTCCCGGAGAGACGTTGGAAAAATTAAAAAGAGGATTTAAAGAAGGAGCCAAAATTATCAGAGCTATGCCTAATACTCCAGCTATGGTACTTGAAGGAATGACCGCTTTATGTGGAAATTCTAATGTAACGAAGATTGAAATGGAACACATAAAAAAACTGTTCAATGGGTTTGGAAGAGTAGAGGAAGTCCCGGAATATATGATGAATTCAGTTGTAGGAATAAGTGGAAGTTCTCCGGCTTATGTATGTCTGCTGATTGAAGCTATGGCTGATGCGGCAGTAAAAGAAGGAATGAATAGGCAGCAGGCCTATACATTTTCTGAACAGGCAGTTATGGGAAGCGCGAAGCTTCTATTGGAGACAGGCATGTCTCCCAGTGAGTTAAAAGACATGGTATGCTCCCCCGGTGGCACCAGCATTGAAGCTGTCAGTGTCTTAGAAGAAAAAGGTTTCAGAGGCAGTGTAATAAAGGCGGTTGAAGCATGTGTGAAAAAATCAATGGAATTATAA
- a CDS encoding M24 family metallopeptidase — MNEEKLLSYMEEKHLDGFFVAKKENVRFISGYTGDDSYLLITRSNYYFLTDPRYTEQAAIECPQYKVVNWREKGNTIGDKVSELMAENKLSTLAFEADRMNFADYQTFKETFKGELIPETDVIEKMRQVKSPQEIEYQRAACEISCRALEKLLPEIRVGVTEKELAAKLSLYMVMEGADTMPYGNILISGARTSLLHGIPSEKAVEYGDFVLMDFGCQVHGYMSDMTRTVVVGKATAKQKEVYELEKKMVEDCLAITKAGVTGREIYRESLKALEGTEYMGYQYTNIGHGIGLFVHEGPFSSEADLTKLMSGNVRTIEPGIYIPEWGGVRIEDQILVTEDGYENMVRFTHDLIEL; from the coding sequence ATGAACGAAGAAAAATTATTGTCTTATATGGAAGAAAAACATTTGGACGGATTTTTTGTAGCCAAAAAGGAGAATGTACGTTTTATAAGCGGTTATACAGGAGATGATAGTTATCTTCTTATAACAAGGTCAAATTATTATTTCCTCACGGATCCCAGATATACGGAACAGGCAGCCATAGAGTGCCCTCAATATAAAGTAGTAAATTGGAGAGAAAAAGGCAACACAATAGGAGATAAGGTTAGCGAACTGATGGCAGAGAACAAACTTTCTACTTTAGCCTTTGAGGCGGATAGAATGAATTTTGCCGATTACCAGACATTTAAAGAGACTTTTAAAGGAGAATTGATTCCTGAAACAGATGTCATTGAAAAAATGCGTCAGGTTAAAAGTCCTCAGGAAATTGAATATCAGAGGGCAGCGTGCGAGATATCCTGCCGTGCTTTAGAAAAACTCCTCCCGGAAATCAGGGTAGGGGTAACAGAAAAAGAATTGGCAGCAAAATTATCTTTATATATGGTTATGGAAGGTGCCGATACTATGCCGTATGGTAATATTTTGATTTCCGGCGCAAGAACTTCACTTTTGCATGGAATTCCTTCAGAAAAGGCGGTCGAATATGGCGATTTTGTTCTGATGGATTTTGGCTGTCAGGTACACGGCTACATGTCTGATATGACAAGAACCGTTGTGGTGGGGAAAGCAACAGCTAAACAAAAAGAGGTATATGAGCTGGAAAAAAAGATGGTAGAAGATTGTCTTGCCATAACAAAAGCCGGAGTTACCGGAAGAGAGATTTATCGTGAATCTTTAAAAGCCTTGGAAGGAACGGAGTACATGGGATACCAATACACAAATATCGGCCATGGCATAGGGCTTTTTGTTCATGAAGGGCCATTTTCGTCAGAGGCAGACCTGACTAAGCTAATGTCCGGAAATGTAAGGACCATAGAACCTGGAATATATATTCCAGAATGGGGAGGCGTAAGAATCGAAGATCAGATACTTGTAACAGAGGACGGGTATGAGAATATGGTTCGTTTCACACATGACTTGATAGAATTATAA
- a CDS encoding RNA polymerase sigma factor: protein MNVYLVYQKYNKDFISFARSIAHNEDQAVDLVQDTYVAALEREEIFANMNEYQIKGWFFTTIKNKNIDNIRKQAKLTYLENDEIFEGYGDFEESAVIRILLEKLPPNNRRVLLLKYKMSLNSSEIGKILGISPSTVRSRLSASLKILKNRLWEE from the coding sequence ATGAATGTGTATTTGGTTTATCAAAAATACAATAAAGATTTTATTTCCTTTGCAAGGTCAATTGCTCACAATGAAGATCAAGCTGTAGATTTAGTTCAAGACACCTATGTAGCTGCATTGGAGAGAGAAGAAATATTTGCAAATATGAACGAGTATCAAATTAAAGGTTGGTTTTTTACAACCATTAAGAATAAGAACATCGACAATATTAGGAAGCAAGCTAAATTGACTTACTTAGAAAATGATGAAATATTTGAAGGATATGGAGACTTTGAAGAAAGCGCAGTTATAAGGATACTATTAGAAAAGTTACCCCCAAATAACAGAAGAGTGCTGTTACTGAAGTATAAAATGAGTTTAAATAGTAGTGAGATAGGTAAAATATTAGGTATCTCCCCATCTACAGTCCGTTCTCGATTAAGTGCGTCATTAAAAATATTAAAAAATAGATTATGGGAGGAATAA
- a CDS encoding Lrp/AsnC family transcriptional regulator, which produces MKLDEIDVLILQELQKESRLSIRELSRRVNLSPPSVTERVRRLEDNGVIEGYTIKINKKKLGLYIDCIIKVTMRNGQYEKFKIFIKEYKQSEWCYRIAGDGCFLVKLSIRSLNDIEEFINDISSYAMTETIIALSEVTINNNIKKYL; this is translated from the coding sequence ATGAAATTAGATGAAATAGATGTGCTAATTTTACAAGAGTTACAGAAAGAAAGCAGATTATCTATAAGAGAATTATCCAGACGTGTAAATCTTTCGCCGCCATCTGTTACTGAAAGAGTAAGAAGACTCGAAGATAATGGGGTCATTGAAGGATATACAATTAAAATAAATAAAAAGAAACTTGGATTGTATATTGATTGTATAATTAAGGTAACTATGAGAAATGGGCAGTATGAAAAATTTAAGATATTTATTAAGGAGTATAAACAAAGCGAATGGTGTTATAGAATTGCTGGGGATGGATGCTTTTTAGTCAAATTATCAATTAGATCTTTAAATGATATAGAAGAATTTATAAATGATATATCTTCATATGCAATGACAGAAACCATTATAGCATTGTCAGAAGTAACAATAAATAATAATATTAAAAAATATCTTTAA